One genomic segment of Chelonia mydas isolate rCheMyd1 chromosome 1, rCheMyd1.pri.v2, whole genome shotgun sequence includes these proteins:
- the LOC102943741 gene encoding ecto-ADP-ribosyltransferase 5 isoform X1: protein MAGGGLNSQPRPEGLSLGAGVNMALQVSWEMKTLRSVVLCLASLWALALLETSQVRCQRSVQLGMAPDSFDDQYTGCTEEMETDIAPRLLEEEKARHPLLGSMWGNLSAVWAIKKKRLSVPKGFTDEHGIAILVYTDSSKPLYWELNKAVREAGVSRDNYMSNFHFKALHYYLTRALQLLGADCSHLSRLQLFRGVRSIRFEPSGAGVFRFGQFTSSSLDVALARSYGNATFFTLRSCFGAHIEAFSTFPSEREVLIPGSEVFNVSSFSREGNRSVFLLHSMNRTCSHYNCAYLGGEKSPECVDNMVAGRSVRVSSNISPVFVGGIVLVNIAAQKLFANFKLVLIL from the exons ATGGCGGGGGGAGGCCTCAATTCACAACCGCGGCCGGAGGGACTCAGTCTGGGAGCAGGAGTCAATATGG CCTTGCAGGTGAGCTGGGAAATGAAGACGTTGAGGTCTGTGGTTCTCTGCTTGGCTTCTCTTTGGGCTCTTGCCTTGCTGGAAACGTCTCAG GTGAGATGCCAGCGCTCTGTGCAGTTGGGAATGGCACCCGACTCTTTTGATGACCAATACACCGGCTGCACTGAAGAAATGGAAACGGATATTGCTCCTCGCCTGCTAGAGGAGGAAAAAGCCAGACACCCGCTGCTGGGCTCTATGTGGGGAAACCTATCGGCTGTTTGGGCGATTAAGAAGAAGAGGCTTTCTGTGCCCAAGGGCTTTACAGATGAACATGGCATAGCCATCCTGGTCTACACTGATTCCTCTAAGCCACTGTACTGGGAGTTGAACAAGGCAGTGAGAGAGGCTGGGGTCTCCCGGGATAACTACATGAGCAATTTCCACTTCAAAGCTCTTCATTACTATCTGACGAGAGCCCTGCAGCTCTTAGGGGCTGACTGCAGCCACCTGTCCAGACTCCAGTTGTTCCGGGGAGTCCGATCCATCCGCTTCGAGCCCAGCGGGGCAGGTGTGTTCCGGTTCGGACAGTTCACCTCTTCCTCGCTGGATGTGGCTTTAGCTCGGAGTTACGGCAATGCCACGTTCTTCACCCTGCGCTCCTGCTTTGGTGCCCACATCGAGGCGTTCTCCACCTTCCCTTCAGAGCGAGAAGTGCTGATCCCCGGGAGTGAAGTGTTCAACGTCTCCAGCTTCTCCCGGGAAGGGAACCGCAGCGTCTTCCTCCTGCACAGCATGAACCGGACCTGCAGCCATTACAACTGCGCCTACCTCGGGG GAGAGAAGTCTCCAGAATGTGTTGACAACATGG TTGCAGGAAGGAGTGTCAGGGTGTCCAGCAACATAAGCCCTGTGTTCGTTGGTGGAATTGTCCTGGTCAACATTGCTGCTCAGAAACTCTTCGCCAATTTCAAACTCGTCttgattttgtaa
- the LOC102943741 gene encoding ecto-ADP-ribosyltransferase 5 isoform X4 — protein MAPDSFDDQYTGCTEEMETDIAPRLLEEEKARHPLLGSMWGNLSAVWAIKKKRLSVPKGFTDEHGIAILVYTDSSKPLYWELNKAVREAGVSRDNYMSNFHFKALHYYLTRALQLLGADCSHLSRLQLFRGVRSIRFEPSGAGVFRFGQFTSSSLDVALARSYGNATFFTLRSCFGAHIEAFSTFPSEREVLIPGSEVFNVSSFSREGNRSVFLLHSMNRTCSHYNCAYLGGEKSPECVDNMVAGRSVRVSSNISPVFVGGIVLVNIAAQKLFANFKLVLIL, from the exons ATGGCACCCGACTCTTTTGATGACCAATACACCGGCTGCACTGAAGAAATGGAAACGGATATTGCTCCTCGCCTGCTAGAGGAGGAAAAAGCCAGACACCCGCTGCTGGGCTCTATGTGGGGAAACCTATCGGCTGTTTGGGCGATTAAGAAGAAGAGGCTTTCTGTGCCCAAGGGCTTTACAGATGAACATGGCATAGCCATCCTGGTCTACACTGATTCCTCTAAGCCACTGTACTGGGAGTTGAACAAGGCAGTGAGAGAGGCTGGGGTCTCCCGGGATAACTACATGAGCAATTTCCACTTCAAAGCTCTTCATTACTATCTGACGAGAGCCCTGCAGCTCTTAGGGGCTGACTGCAGCCACCTGTCCAGACTCCAGTTGTTCCGGGGAGTCCGATCCATCCGCTTCGAGCCCAGCGGGGCAGGTGTGTTCCGGTTCGGACAGTTCACCTCTTCCTCGCTGGATGTGGCTTTAGCTCGGAGTTACGGCAATGCCACGTTCTTCACCCTGCGCTCCTGCTTTGGTGCCCACATCGAGGCGTTCTCCACCTTCCCTTCAGAGCGAGAAGTGCTGATCCCCGGGAGTGAAGTGTTCAACGTCTCCAGCTTCTCCCGGGAAGGGAACCGCAGCGTCTTCCTCCTGCACAGCATGAACCGGACCTGCAGCCATTACAACTGCGCCTACCTCGGGG GAGAGAAGTCTCCAGAATGTGTTGACAACATGG TTGCAGGAAGGAGTGTCAGGGTGTCCAGCAACATAAGCCCTGTGTTCGTTGGTGGAATTGTCCTGGTCAACATTGCTGCTCAGAAACTCTTCGCCAATTTCAAACTCGTCttgattttgtaa
- the LOC102943741 gene encoding ecto-ADP-ribosyltransferase 5 isoform X3 — MKTLRSVVLCLASLWALALLETSQVRCQRSVQLGMAPDSFDDQYTGCTEEMETDIAPRLLEEEKARHPLLGSMWGNLSAVWAIKKKRLSVPKGFTDEHGIAILVYTDSSKPLYWELNKAVREAGVSRDNYMSNFHFKALHYYLTRALQLLGADCSHLSRLQLFRGVRSIRFEPSGAGVFRFGQFTSSSLDVALARSYGNATFFTLRSCFGAHIEAFSTFPSEREVLIPGSEVFNVSSFSREGNRSVFLLHSMNRTCSHYNCAYLGGEKSPECVDNMVAGRSVRVSSNISPVFVGGIVLVNIAAQKLFANFKLVLIL; from the exons ATGAAGACGTTGAGGTCTGTGGTTCTCTGCTTGGCTTCTCTTTGGGCTCTTGCCTTGCTGGAAACGTCTCAG GTGAGATGCCAGCGCTCTGTGCAGTTGGGAATGGCACCCGACTCTTTTGATGACCAATACACCGGCTGCACTGAAGAAATGGAAACGGATATTGCTCCTCGCCTGCTAGAGGAGGAAAAAGCCAGACACCCGCTGCTGGGCTCTATGTGGGGAAACCTATCGGCTGTTTGGGCGATTAAGAAGAAGAGGCTTTCTGTGCCCAAGGGCTTTACAGATGAACATGGCATAGCCATCCTGGTCTACACTGATTCCTCTAAGCCACTGTACTGGGAGTTGAACAAGGCAGTGAGAGAGGCTGGGGTCTCCCGGGATAACTACATGAGCAATTTCCACTTCAAAGCTCTTCATTACTATCTGACGAGAGCCCTGCAGCTCTTAGGGGCTGACTGCAGCCACCTGTCCAGACTCCAGTTGTTCCGGGGAGTCCGATCCATCCGCTTCGAGCCCAGCGGGGCAGGTGTGTTCCGGTTCGGACAGTTCACCTCTTCCTCGCTGGATGTGGCTTTAGCTCGGAGTTACGGCAATGCCACGTTCTTCACCCTGCGCTCCTGCTTTGGTGCCCACATCGAGGCGTTCTCCACCTTCCCTTCAGAGCGAGAAGTGCTGATCCCCGGGAGTGAAGTGTTCAACGTCTCCAGCTTCTCCCGGGAAGGGAACCGCAGCGTCTTCCTCCTGCACAGCATGAACCGGACCTGCAGCCATTACAACTGCGCCTACCTCGGGG GAGAGAAGTCTCCAGAATGTGTTGACAACATGG TTGCAGGAAGGAGTGTCAGGGTGTCCAGCAACATAAGCCCTGTGTTCGTTGGTGGAATTGTCCTGGTCAACATTGCTGCTCAGAAACTCTTCGCCAATTTCAAACTCGTCttgattttgtaa
- the LOC102943741 gene encoding ecto-ADP-ribosyltransferase 5 isoform X2, with amino-acid sequence MAGGGLNSQPRPEGLSLGAGVNMALQVSWEMKTLRSVVLCLASLWALALLETSQVRCQRSVQLGMAPDSFDDQYTGCTEEMETDIAPRLLEEEKARHPLLGSMWGNLSAVWAIKKKRLSVPKGFTDEHGIAILVYTDSSKPLYWELNKAVREAGVSRDNYMSNFHFKALHYYLTRALQLLGADCSHLSRLQLFRGVRSIRFEPSGAGVFRFGQFTSSSLDVALARSYGNATFFTLRSCFGAHIEAFSTFPSEREVLIPGSEVFNVSSFSREGNRSVFLLHSMNRTCSHYNCAYLGGECWPTLEQEQARLGHLGTGIIQSQRKPLNGWLRCDPHLRREVSRMC; translated from the exons ATGGCGGGGGGAGGCCTCAATTCACAACCGCGGCCGGAGGGACTCAGTCTGGGAGCAGGAGTCAATATGG CCTTGCAGGTGAGCTGGGAAATGAAGACGTTGAGGTCTGTGGTTCTCTGCTTGGCTTCTCTTTGGGCTCTTGCCTTGCTGGAAACGTCTCAG GTGAGATGCCAGCGCTCTGTGCAGTTGGGAATGGCACCCGACTCTTTTGATGACCAATACACCGGCTGCACTGAAGAAATGGAAACGGATATTGCTCCTCGCCTGCTAGAGGAGGAAAAAGCCAGACACCCGCTGCTGGGCTCTATGTGGGGAAACCTATCGGCTGTTTGGGCGATTAAGAAGAAGAGGCTTTCTGTGCCCAAGGGCTTTACAGATGAACATGGCATAGCCATCCTGGTCTACACTGATTCCTCTAAGCCACTGTACTGGGAGTTGAACAAGGCAGTGAGAGAGGCTGGGGTCTCCCGGGATAACTACATGAGCAATTTCCACTTCAAAGCTCTTCATTACTATCTGACGAGAGCCCTGCAGCTCTTAGGGGCTGACTGCAGCCACCTGTCCAGACTCCAGTTGTTCCGGGGAGTCCGATCCATCCGCTTCGAGCCCAGCGGGGCAGGTGTGTTCCGGTTCGGACAGTTCACCTCTTCCTCGCTGGATGTGGCTTTAGCTCGGAGTTACGGCAATGCCACGTTCTTCACCCTGCGCTCCTGCTTTGGTGCCCACATCGAGGCGTTCTCCACCTTCCCTTCAGAGCGAGAAGTGCTGATCCCCGGGAGTGAAGTGTTCAACGTCTCCAGCTTCTCCCGGGAAGGGAACCGCAGCGTCTTCCTCCTGCACAGCATGAACCGGACCTGCAGCCATTACAACTGCGCCTACCTCGGGGGTGAGTGCTGGCCCACGTTGGAACAGGAGCAAGCCAGGCTCGGCCACCTCGGAACGGGGATAATCCAATCGCAGAGGAAGCCGTTAAATGGGTGGCTCAGATGTGACCCACATCTTAG GAGAGAAGTCTCCAGAATGTGTTGA